The following are encoded in a window of Candidatus Nitrosotenuis cloacae genomic DNA:
- a CDS encoding transcription initiation factor IIB, translating into MIFDVQMDERVCNGCGIVMPACDEFLHSNTCSQVKGNRMQPVAESLSNNMMYEITLHSFIGQRNVDACGKQIAGFHMDRMRKLDRMTLSNDNKMRNLNKAIREIRRITEILGLKTMVAERAAYIYRKAFGLGLIRGRSISGIAAASIYIACKELEIPNSVCDIENLMVGLSKKNILRYHKILLKVMKINLNLPSPVVYVSKIAERTGLSGKIERRALEILSRVCTSSSLAGKKPISIAAAALYLASIQTKERTTQLRIAIATDLTTITIRKCCNEIKQILSDLDADGMEKTAVQNTDYRNTPAVPARLLIEQTC; encoded by the coding sequence TTGATTTTTGATGTGCAGATGGACGAGCGTGTCTGCAATGGCTGCGGCATTGTAATGCCTGCATGTGACGAGTTTTTGCACAGCAATACCTGTTCTCAAGTAAAAGGAAACAGGATGCAGCCGGTGGCAGAATCGCTTTCAAACAATATGATGTATGAAATAACACTGCATTCGTTCATCGGTCAAAGAAACGTAGACGCCTGTGGAAAGCAAATCGCGGGTTTTCACATGGATAGGATGAGAAAGCTGGACAGGATGACGCTATCCAACGACAACAAAATGCGCAATCTGAATAAGGCAATCCGGGAGATCCGCCGAATTACGGAAATACTCGGGCTCAAAACAATGGTTGCGGAAAGGGCCGCATACATCTATAGGAAGGCATTTGGCTTGGGGCTGATCCGGGGCAGGTCAATCAGCGGGATTGCAGCCGCCTCAATATACATAGCATGCAAGGAATTGGAGATTCCAAATTCCGTGTGCGACATTGAAAACTTGATGGTGGGGCTCAGCAAGAAAAACATCCTGAGATACCACAAAATACTCCTAAAGGTCATGAAGATAAACCTGAATCTGCCAAGCCCGGTAGTGTATGTATCAAAGATAGCCGAAAGAACGGGTCTGAGTGGCAAAATCGAGAGGAGGGCGTTGGAAATACTGTCCAGAGTTTGTACTAGCTCGTCGCTTGCAGGCAAAAAGCCGATCTCAATTGCTGCAGCCGCACTTTACCTAGCATCAATCCAAACAAAAGAGCGGACCACGCAGCTTCGCATAGCGATTGCAACCGACCTTACGACCATTACAATACGTAAATGCTGTAACGAGATAAAGCAGATTCTAAGCGACCTTGATGCGGATGGGATGGAAAAGACTGCCGTACAAAATACGGATTATCGAAACACTCCTGCTGTTCCGGCACGTCTGTTAATTGAACAAACATGTTGA